One Drosophila teissieri strain GT53w chromosome X, Prin_Dtei_1.1, whole genome shotgun sequence genomic window, GCAGACGGTGAACGCGAACAAGGCGCGCGACTTTGCCAATCCGATGTACGATGCCGTGCAATCGGGCACCACCGCCGATCCGGGCATGGGCAACGGTTCGGGTAAGTCTTGGCCCAGCTAATCCAGATAGTATCGCTATATCGCCGCCTTCTCCCCAAACAGGCATCTATGATGTGCCCGGCGAGCCGTCGGCCAAGGGCAAGTCCATGGGCCACCATGCGGGCGGCTCGTTCACGGAGCCCGCCTCGGCGATCATCGCGCCAAGCAGCATTACGCACAAGGCGTcgccgcagctgcagctgcgcaCCAGGGAGCTGGATCCTTCGGCGGACACCGGCAAGGATACGCAGTTCCTGGTGGAGGAGGACAAGTCCGAGTGCTGATATCAAGCCCGTCAATCGGCTGTCGTTGCGGCGGCAGTTGCGATGGCCAGTTGCCGCCAGCAgcgccggcagcagcagcaacatcccgAGAACAGCTATCCGCTGCAGACATAACACATACTGGTCAAGCAGAGGGGGGAGCAACATCAAAAGCAGCCGCAACATCACTTGCAGCTGccacatcatcagcagcagcagcagcagcagccgcaacatctgccgccgcaacagcagcaacagcagcaacatcagcagcagggACAGGGACGCTCTAGTAGTAAACATCACAAATCCTGGAAGGTAGCCACCGCTGGCAAGGTCACCACCAAGGTCTAGCCGTGACCCCAACAGAAaccacacaccacccacagaGAGGAGCCACACGATATGGAGCAGAAGATGGAGGAGTAgtaggaggagaaggaggaggaggagaaggaggaggaggagcaggtcCTCGGGGACTGGGGACGCCAATAAGCAAACATATCCAAAAATTGATAAACATATGCAACCCCCCACAAGAGAAAccaactaaaaacaaaaactgttgcaattattattaaataattactaatgaaaaacaaaactaaaatgtaCACAAAAAACACTAAGAGAGCAAACACAGCAACTTTTGTAAAGCCAATTTTTGTAGCCcattgtaatttttttttttttattttgtgcgaAACTAATGTTTTTTGCTAATCGAGATACTTTTGCGCAAAACAGGAGGATTGtaaaaagcaagcaaaaacGATAAACGGCAAgaagtatatttttttgaaagctAAATGACAATAttaactatatatgtatgtaaatcggaaaacaaaatatctatatgtatacacaAGGCAATTAGGGGACGATTCCCAGCTAggatttctatatatttttctaaaaaataacaaacaaaaaaaagcgagctaaaaaatatacaacaaattatatatatatatataaatatatatatatatgtatatgtatgtgtgaaCCTAAATGTATCGAGCGAAAGAGCTAACACTTTTGTGCTAAATCCAGGATAGAAAACAAGCATTCCCCactccccacacacacatatgtatatctattaattataattataattataatttaattatttattcgaacacacacagacaggaCGCAGGAAAGTGCTAATAATCCAGACAACCCGGGGCTTTTCCAGATTTCCAATTCGCAATAcattccaaaaacaaaagagataCGTGCAATCCcctcccccgcccccgcccacACTGTGCAACAAAGAAAAGCGAagcttttcctttcctttccaccaattttttttttggttctcGCGCAATCCAGTctgcttttctattttttctccgttttcgtttttttttcgttttgtgtgTGCAGTTGAAACTTGTCGCGCGTGTTTTTTACACaccatatataaatatataaatattttattttttaattatatcaTCGATTTATGAATTGTattatgatttatgatttatcTTTCTCTTCGAAAGTCGTAatgtgtgtgcattttttttcattttcgttctCTGTGCAAAATCTGTGCTTCCCTTCATTTAAGCGTGTTTTTAGCATAAATTTTAGTAAAAGATGAGAGAAACTAAAGCTGTATACGCCAATCGGGCCATATACAACGCTATATGTGAAGTTAATTGTATATTTAATGTCAAGCTACATAATGGataacgaaaaagaaaaaccagaaCATAATAAGAGTAAAACTacgaatgaaatgaaaaactatttgTTGAAAgaataaaccttttttttattattatacataCGGGGGGAAAATTGTAAGATGATGAAAACTAAAACATtcaataaagaaaaaacataaaaaatgtaaaaaagttCAGCGAACATATTTTTGCGCGCCCTGCTGGCAGTTACAAGTTAATGTCACATTTTAATTGGTAAGTTTTAGCATAAAGAGGTTTACTGGTTGGGTCATCGATTTTGCTTAATCTTTGTGCATCTATCAAGGGTTCATATTCGTTTTCAGTTTGACTTTCCTATGATCAATTCATTCACAAACTAGAAGCTACCAATATTCGCTTCCAAACGCTTCGATTTGAAGTCTGTTGCATTCACTGAATGCGTAGAAAAGCGTTTACAAGCGAAATGGTATAAATCTACTTATGGACGAGTACATCAATCGTTTTCGAGTCAGTTTTATGGTGGACAAAAAATGTGGCCTTATGTTAGTAcgataatttatttactatttgtTGTCAAAACGTCTAGAAATTGAAAGTCAAAAAACTTTACACGATTTACAACATTCAGACTGGCTGTTTGTTATCTTATGCAGctattacaaaattatatatcCATTCTAGGTTCGTACTCAAATCGATTCGCATTCTcttctaataaataaattgttacaTTTGAGCTTAATGCTATGGACCTATCGACCATCAGCTACCCCCGCTTTGATGATGAATAAATGAGGCTTGCGGCGGGAACACCTGACAGCCGTAAACTGCTAGTGTAGGAGAATTGCTTAAGTCTTGGGCTGAGGCAGATACTCTCGTCGTCATCATGCACAATCCACTCTCCGGTGCTGTCGGTGCTAACCTAACTTAATTAGGGCTCTTAgttagttgctgctgctgctgtagacGCTGTGGCTGCGCATGTTTGGCTAGTCGCTCGTCTTCAATCGCTTGACAGGTCCATCGCTGCCCTGCGAGTTCGAGTCCTCAGAGAAGGGCATACTCGACACGAAGTCGGCGCCCTGGCTGTCCGACACGACGGAGAAACCTGTGTATAGATAAGGATGGCATGAATAAGACAGAgtaaacatgttttttttatgcaTAAATTCAGCTGAGCATAAACCTAAACAAATCTAAACAATATCGTTGATGTGAAGACCGCAAAGACGGCGCTACTTTTGGTAGCGCCTCGCAGCTCCGCAAATTTATGAGACAACAGGCATTTCTAAAGGTTCTACCATCTATATACTACATCCTCAGAATTTTTGGCGCCTAAAGCCAAGTGCTATGCAGACTAGAAGGGAATGATTAATATATGTGCCATAGCAACCATACTACTAATTGTGTCTAGAGAACCAGCACAGAGACATCAAAATTGTATATCCTTACAGGTGTTGGAGTCCTCGGCGGTGAGTCCCTGATAGCTGGGCGTGATTTGCGGCGGCGTGGGCGTGCCCTTCTGAGAGTTCTCCTTATCGCTCTTGCTGCCGCCGACTGGCGTCACGCCCGAGCCGGTGGGTGGTCTCCGGGCAGCTGCCGATCCCGGCGAGGACTCTAGCTTGGCCTTCTTCTCGCTGGCGGAGGCGATGGGCACCCATTTGTAGATCTTCATGGTGGTGTCGCTAATGGTCACCCACTTCTTCTCCCAGTGGCGCACCTTGTCCACCGCCTGCATAACCCGCTTGATGTCATCCTTCGCCCGACTGCGCGTTTCCGCCCGAACGCTGCGCGACATGTCTGTGGCTAAGTGGCGCCTGGTCTggcttttcctgctttcctcgcttttcctcaGCCAAAGTCGGCGTCTCGCGAAAAGCCGCTATGTGTTTTCTGCGACTTCTGCCTGTTTGAGAATGGAGCTCCCGTCTTCTGGCTCTCAAGTGGAGTTGTGTGGCGTGATTTCGGTGATGCTGGACCAGTTGACCAGTGGATagttcggttttttttttggcaattcgcaaatatattttttaatacaaaaaaaataaacaatcgATTGCAGGCGTGATTTTAAACTGATGTTATCGAATGGCTGAAGTGTATCGACCGACTACAGTGTGACCATTGGCTTGTAACTTGTAAATGAAATGATGATTGTTCTCTGAGCTGCAAAATgattaaatgattaaaatgatttaacgTTATGAATaatatcaacattttttttaaacgtttgtattttatttaccaCATCCGTtgagtttaaaaatattccattAGTCCAACGGTTTTTACTTTCTGGCAACGCCAATATTGCTAGGATGTATAATCTAGTATATTTTCGCATACCACAGTGTATGAGATGGGCGAAACATCgatattcaataaatatcGAGTTGCCGATATTCAATCATCGACGTATCGATATTCCGATGCTGCGATGCCCCATCGATGGCTCGATGTTTTCTCGATGTTTTTCCACCGACCGACGAAATTATGCGTACGCTCcgcttatttttttatttattttttcgtaATCCGAACCGAACGCTCGCCGCCCATTAGAATGGAATGAAAAGTCGCACAAAGCCGGGAAAAGTGAAGTTATTTTCGCGAATTAATACTCGCAGTgcgtgcgagcgagagcgaTAATTAAGATGAAATTGCAGGCGACgccgaaataaaaaacaaaaaaaaaaacgttgcAGCAACAACGTGCGTGTGCgaatgtatgtgtgtgcgtgcaagTGTGTGTTGGTATATGTGAAGAGCAAGGAGGGCGAGTGAGAGGGCGATAGGAGGCCGAGgaagagaagaagaagcagcggTGGAAAAgagaacgaaaaaaaaagtggggAAAGACGAAAAAGGCAAAACGACAAACGCAcacgaaattgaaaattgtacGAAATTCAGGAGAAAGCCAACgat contains:
- the LOC122623959 gene encoding B-cell CLL/lymphoma 7 protein family member A, giving the protein MSRSVRAETRSRAKDDIKRVMQAVDKVRHWEKKWVTISDTTMKIYKWVPIASASEKKAKLESSPGSAAARRPPTGSGVTPVGGSKSDKENSQKGTPTPPQITPSYQGLTAEDSNTCFSVVSDSQGADFVSSMPFSEDSNSQGSDGPVKRLKTSD